One segment of Ziziphus jujuba cultivar Dongzao chromosome 12, ASM3175591v1 DNA contains the following:
- the LOC107406837 gene encoding F-box protein At1g67340: protein MRTRRGLCYPRVAGVCNPDNTAVMKRKDFSGERLVCRKRIKKSPEVSASGGLDFFDGLPDDLVISILCKLSSSSTCPLDFLNVLITCKRLKGLALNSLVLSKASQKTFAVKAKNWSESAHRFLKQCADAGNIEACYTLGMIRFYCLQNRGSGASFMAKAAISSHAPALYSLAVIQFNGSGGSKNDKDLRAGVALCARAAFLGHIDALRELGHCLQDGYGVRQNISEGRRFLVQANARELAAVLSTAAASGFSTRQWLTWNPLPHPHPHPHPQVRHLTGSGCPLLSDFGCNVPAPEVHPASQFLADWFAARAGSPGSGLRLCSHVGCGRPETRRHEFRRCSVCGGVNYCSRACQALDWKLRHKAECAPVERWLDDDGEAVDGDGAVDGVNDVMMADS, encoded by the exons ATGAGAACGAGAAGAGGGCTTTGTTATCCTAGAGTTGCAGGCGTTTGTAATCCCGACAATACAGCAGTTATGAAGAGGAAAGATTTCTCCGGCGAACGATTGGTTTGCCGGAAAAGGATTAAGAAATCACCGGAGGTTTCCGCTTCCGGTGGGTTAGATTTCTTCGACGGTTTGCCTGATGACCTTGTTATTTCTATTCTCTGCAAACTTAGTTCCAGTTCCACTTGCCCTTTGGATTTCCTCAACGTCTTGATAAC ATGCAAACGGTTAAAGGGGTTAGCTCTGAATTCTCTGGTATTATCCAAAGCGTCTCAGAAAACGTTTGCAGTGAAGGCTAAGAACTGGTCCGAGTCAGCTCACCGATTCCTGAAACAGTGTGCGGATGCCGGAAACATCGAAGCCTGCTACACTCTAGGCATG ATTCGTTTCTATTGTTTACAAAACCGAGGCAGCGGAGCTTCGTTCATGGCAAAGGCCGCGATTAGCTCACACGCGCCGGCACTGTATTCCCTCGCCGTTATCCAGTTCAACGGCAGCGGCGGCTCCAAGAACGATAAGGATCTTCGAGCTGGAGTGGCTCTGTGTGCCCGAGCTGCGTTCCTTGGTCACATAGACGCTCTTCGAGAGCTCGGCCACTGCCTCCAAGACGGCTATGGCGTCCGCCAGAACATCTCGGAAGGCCGACGATTCCTCGTCCAAGCCAACGCTCGTGAGCTCGCTGCGGTTCTATCCACCGCGGCCGCTTCGGGTTTCTCCACGCGTCAGTGGCTGACGTGGAACCCACTCCCTCATCCTCATCCTCATCCTCACCCACAGGTCCGCCACCTCACCGGCTCGGGTTGTCCGTTGCTCAGCGATTTCGGTTGCAACGTTCCGGCGCCGGAAGTCCACCCGGCCAGCCAGTTCTTGGCGGATTGGTTCGCCGCACGTGCTGGGTCTCCCGGGTCGGGTCTGAGGCTTTGTTCGCACGTGGGATGTGGTCGGCCCGAGACGAGAAGGCACGAGTTTCGTCGGTGCTCGGTATGTGGTGGCGTGAACTACTGCTCACGCGCTTGTCAGGCGCTTGATTGGAAACTGCGCCATAAGGCGGAGTGTGCGCCGGTTGAGCGGTGGCTTGATGATGACGGCGAAGCTGTTGACGGTGACGGAGCCGTTGATGGGGTCAATGACGTCATGATGGCTGAtagctaa